The genomic window tgtctAAGATGTGGTCCTGACTTGAAGGAGCAATCTAGTGGTGGCCATTAGACCCCTGCACACTACAGAGCACTGTCTCCGTGGGGCCATGTGGCGGCCAGGATCACTTCTGGCTGGAAGGATCAGGAAGGCATTCCCCAGTCCTCTCCTCCTGGTTCTCAGCAGGTCCTCTTTGCCTCTATGTAATCGCTCAGCCTGCCCCATTCCAGgcacttgtttattttccttatctttcttgGTTGTGTGAGAAATAGAAGTTTGCAAGAATAAGATCTTGATTCACAGGTGCCTAGTAAAGCATGTGGAATTGATGTGTTGTGGAAGTATCACTCTATCTTGTTCCAGAAAGGTGGAAAAGATTGTGCGAAAGGAGAACAAAGATGGTGCTGGTAAGGGTAAGGTGTTTTAATCAGAAGGTGGGAGCAAAGGTATGCCAACAGGCAAATTTAGTGCCTGGCTTAAACCAGACGATAGGGAGAGCACCAACACAGCCAAGGACCTCAAGAAGGTAGCTAGAAGTCCTCTGCCAAACAGGTCAGTCTGCAGAATTGGAAAGTTAAAGTCTTTTCCTATTATCTGCTCAAGCTCAACCAGAATGTATGAAAGAATAATGAATAACTAGAGGGTCTTAACTTTCTAGAAAGTAGAAAGTTTGAGAAAAACACAGCACCCCTTAAAAAAGGTGGGGTTGAAtatcaaagggaagagaaagcttttggatatcttctttaagtttgtttttggtgttttggtCTGTAAGCAATCAAGATGGAGAGAGATGCTATCCCAAAGAGGAACGTCTGTAAGAACCAGAGTAGTTGAGCTCGACCATCTGTGATGCCTTTagacctaaaaaaagaaaaagaaaagtttaaccACCAGAATTTTAATGTTGTGGTTTCATAGGAGttattatcttctattttttaaaaaacttattcctTCTACCGACTTTCACTGGGtttattttgccattttcctCCAGCTTCTTAACTTGAAtacttagttcatttattttcatttttcttgtgcaTTTAGGAGGGTACACTCACTCTTCCCTGAGAAGCAGTCTGGCTACTGCCTAGGGCATGGTGTTATAGAACTGCTTCCCACGTGATTCTGATGAGGGGATAGGGTCAAAAAGCACTGATATGGCTTCAGAGCAAGTGTTTTGAAGATAGACCAGATGTAACTGGCCAATTaccagctgtgaccttgggcaagtcactcactctctctcagaatcagtttccttgtctgaaaaacaggaataatGTATTTATCTCACCAAAGTTTTGAGATGATTTATAAGATAATATAAACAAAGTGCTTAGtaaagggcctggcacatagtaataaTAAACACCTGTTTGTACAGTCATTCAAACCAAACGGCTTAaaacaaagcttaaaagaaaatatcccaAAAGAAGTAAATGGCTTGCTACAGTCTCATTTGTATATAATTAAGTCTCATGTggatgaattttaatttaaaacaaaatttaaaaacaatctatgtaaaaatgatataattttccACACTAAcagattaaaggggaaaaatcacatgatcatcttaataaaaGCAGAAGAAGCATTTGATAAATTTCCACATCCATTCTTAACACAAGTTCTCAGCAAACATAGAAATGGAATAGAACGTCTTCATTCTGATAGAAGAAATCTACATAATTCTACAAAAACATGATGCAAAATGTTGCAAGCTTTCCCTttgatcaggaacaaggcaaggatgcctactATCACCACTTCTGGTCAACACTGTGCTGGAGGTAGTGGGCAGGGCAATAAGGgaagaaacaggaataaaaggtatataaaattgaaaagaagaaataaaactgtctttacttCTGGACACAATTGTGtacctagaaaattaaaaagaatctatagatgaactattataattaataagtgaatttagcaaggtcactgGGTGTAAGGTCAACAGATAAAAATCGACTATATTCATACATTCTACcaccaaacaataaaaaaatgatatacCAAAGTGGGCCGGGATGTATGAGACATTTATGTTTATGCAGTACtatttataacagtaaaaaaaCCAGAGACTTAAAAGTCCATCATGAGGGAGATTTGTTAAATACATTAAGGCATATACATAGAATAGAATACTATGcactaataaaatgaataaagtaaattTATAGGTCTAGACATGGAAAAATAGGCATGTACGACACAAGAAAAAAGTTATGAAagagtttatatttatatgtacacatattatGGTGTCTATAAAGTAGAACATAGAGTCCAATCTTATCTCTGGTTAAAAGGAATTCACCAACTGTCCTACACAAATGTCCTGCATGTCTTCATATATTGATTCATTCACTTACACTTGCTCATTAATTCATTATTCAGAAGGAATATTTATTCTGATTTATAGTGACCAATGATACACTGCAACATGTTAGACCATAAACAAATGATTTCAAGAACAAAATAGTGGTGACCTAACCTCTCTATGCCTGTTCTCCCTCCACCCTTCAAAGAACGGCATGGCAGGATGTTAAATttgattctttctgttttcattacAGGTTTCAAATGCCAACGACAAAATAGGTGTCAAGTACTCCAACACTGTCAGTGGACAGTGTCAGTGTGGCTGGACCACACACCTCCAAGCTGAGGTTTCACCGAGAGGCTGAAGAGGCCAGTGGAAAGAGGTGCTAGTGCTGTGGCATTTCCTATCACAAATCAAGCCCAAAGAACAGCTTCAATAGAACCAACTGGAGAGCTTGACACAAGTCCCCTGCAATTTGGGGGAAGGGATTTATATTTGATTCAAAAGATTAAAGGCTGGTAGGCAATTAAAGTGCATGCACTGGGAACCGCATGCACTTGCAGATTTTATCCCACTGGAGGGATAAGGAAGCTATTATCGTGAGCCATACAGATCTTGTGGAAGGGCGCTGGCAATGGGTGGGCCTAAAGACCTAACTGAACGGcagaaaaattctcaataaaagggaaattccccCCTAATCATAGTTCCTGAGAGGAAACTGTGACTGGCATGCTGGAGGAGGCACCTGAAGGAATCGTCGTGGGAACTGCACAAAGGAGATCCCCAGTGATGGGTGGTTTTTCAAAGATCCACCAGGGACCCTCTGGAGAGAAAGAGCCAACACTGGGTATGCAACATCCACAGCACCTCACTGCTGATCACAAGGCACACTGTGCCCTGTTTCCCCTAACTGCTCCTACCAGCCCAACGGGCACAAGCAGCTGTTGCTAGTGAATATGGCAAAAAGGTGGAATAAGAGAAGGCACTAACTACACTGTTTTCCCCACAACAGGCTCTTGATCCCCAGCTGGATGAGAAGAGCTATTTTGAATTAGAtaaaagtttatagttttaataaATAGACTGTACTAGACTGGATAATATCAGATAGTGACTGGAAAATCTATAGTGCTGCTTCTGATTTCatgcagggctgggagggaggcagaaaatAATCCACAGAATGAGTTTACTTGGAGAggagtgagaaaaaataaagtttctttctgctcctctcccAAAAACTCCAGCTTGTTTAATAAACCAGAAGATAATCTATTTAAAGCACTTAGTGGTGTCTGGCATAGGGtgcacccaataaatattatttctattattaaaaagtaGTGGTAATAAAGTatcttattttccacttttagAGGTAATACAACAATAACACAGGTGGCAGTTAATCTTGACCAGAAACAAAGTTAACTGCAAAGCAGTCTGGCATTACTATAGCCATCTCTTTCATTACATTATACTTTCTGTATATGCTTACATAAGTACAAATGTAAAGAGAATCTTTTCTATTACTGTCACATAGTATTGACTTACACTGACATCTGTTGAGTAGGGTTTAGTCAAGGGGCTTTTAACTTGCATTGCAACCCAGAATTATCTGCGAAgcttgaaaaaataacaaattctcATGCCCGAAGTCAGGCCTACCAGGTTAGGATCTCTGGGTCTGGAAACCAGATATGTAGACATAAGCATTTTGAAAAAGCTCGTCAGGTGATTCTGTTGTGAAACTAGAATGGGGCATCATCAGCCTAAGTCAATAATTTAGCCCCTCTTCAAACTAGAAGGTAGCCTCCTAATCTTTTGTTCTAGTTGGGGCtatacagagaatttaaaaaaaaatacaaaaatcatcaaATTAAGTAATGAAATAATTGATTAGCTAACACAAATGAAATGAATTcattaattaaatgtttactgaatactCCCTCTAAGCTAGGCTCAGTATTAGGTGTGGGGATTCAACTCTACCCTGAGAGTGCTCTCAGCCTACAAATGCATGAATTATTTAAATGTGGCTACTCTCAACTTAGATACCAAGAGAAAAGCGACAAAGACCTATTAAAAACACTTACTTGCATAATACCACGGCACACAAGGACTCTCCCACGTGAATCAGCCAGGCAAGCCAATACCTGAAACAAAAGTCAGCCTAGTTTAAGGTGATGGTTATCACAGAAACCTCAAAAAGAAAGGTGCTTTAATGTGAACTAGCACTACTCTTAAATATCTAAAGGCAACTGCAGGCCTTCCTGGCGTACAGTGAGACCGGAGCTGCAGTGTCCACACCCCATTTCCGCAGCTGTCCTTACCCATTACGCAGGAGGGCGTGATGATGGTCCACCAAGTACTGAGTGAAGGGGCCCAGGGGCCCTAGGTTCTGATAAGGAATACTCTGAGGCCAGAAGACAACCCACTGAAAAAGAACCAGAGGCACACAATACCTATTAGGTCACTTAAATCAGCAAATGTTCCCTTTTGAGAGAGGCTAGGAAATAATTCTGATTCCACAAGAACAACTATAGACCAAAGAAACTCTGAATTAAGTCACCTGGGCTTCCACTCTCTACTTCTATTTTCTAAACACTATTCTAGTGGGAGATTTATGCTCAGGAAACTATATGGTTATCAGACTCAATGTCCAAGTTGGATGACTTCTTAATGAATTCcaccaaaaacattattttatacagTTTATTAACACATTTTAAGAGTTTATGTGCCCTGGCTAGCTTTTTTACTGCAGAAACCATGCCTTGAGCCAAACgcctgtgggtttttttggtgaggaagattggccctgagttcaAATCTGTCGTCAATCTtcctttgtgcttgaggaagactggcactgagctaacatccatgccaatcgtcctctactttgtatatggtatgctgccacagcatcgctgatgagtggtgtgtaggtcctcgcctgggatcTGGGCCAGAGAACTTCTAGGCTGCCAAGTGGAgggcactaacttaaccactatgccaccgggccggcccccgaaaCCCCAGTTTAATTTAaaatccctttctcttctttcactttttctacCTCTAAAATTGGGAATGATCCTGCACAAAGTTGGAAAATAAGTGAGATCAGGTTTGTGAAGTGCTAATAGCAACTACTTAATCACATAAGCTTTTTGTAATCTCATCAGCTTTCCCTCAGTCTCTGTGTTGTAATCTCTGCCAGCTTAGGCTTTTCTGAGAACAATTATGTGCCAACAGGCCCAAAATTTATTGTCCCATTCAGATCTCAGCCAGGAGCAGTACTGCCTCTCCTATCATGTTGTTACAcatccaaaatataaataaagcatgaaaaatCACTGCATCCTCCAAAAGCAAGGGGACTAGAAGGAGCAGCACCTGCCAGTTCCAAAATATCCCAATTTGAAGTCCCCAAAGCTTTCCTCCATCTGTATTCTAACTAGTCAGAGATGCAGAATCACAGAACAGAAATGCACCTTCAAGAGTTTTCAGTTCAATACCTCCATTTTACGTATGGGGAAATCAGGACAAAGGTGGTCAGATTCGTCAATAATCAACACTGTGGACACGACAAACacacttcttttacttttttccttttctttttttattgcagtaacactgatttataacattatataaatttcaagcgTACATCGtcatatatttcgatttctgtgtagcttacatcatgttcaccacccaaagactaatttcaattcatcaccacacacatggaCAAACACACTTCTAATCCCCAATCACCACAATCTCCTGAGCAATATCCAAATAGCTTTGCCTTCCTTCAAAATTATACCAACTTAGTCCACAACCTACTTTTCCAGGCATCTATCCCATTATCCTTTAAAGGAACTCAAGACAAAAGTCGCTCCTCTTCTAGTAGAGATCCTCAGTCTTCTTGATTCCATATCTATGCCatacatttttatcctttctatCCCTTCTTAACAACTATCCTACCCATCCCTTAGGTCTATTCCCATTTTCCAAGCAATTCTAACTGCCGCAAGCATTCTGCGTCGGAAGCCCTATCCTGACTTCGCAGGCCTACGGGAGTCTGCCAACTTGGATTCCCCCTCCGTCAGCTCTCCTCACACTCAATTTAGTCTAGCAACCGTGGATGTGCGAGGACGCAAAGGCATGAACACTCTTAAAGCAGAAACCGTCCAAAGAGCCAACCTAACTTCCGCTTACGCCAGTAACCTAGGCAACCACCGGGCACGCAAGCGCAAGACCTCCCTTCCACAGCTTCcccgtccccctcccccccccgccccggcccgctgTACGAGGGCCTGGCAGGCCAAAATAGATGCCCCGTCCCGCCCTATACCTCACCGCAAAATATCCCAGCCCCACGACCGTGACCAGCGAGGGCAAGGCTCTGGACGTACGGAAATAGGCCGTAgcagctctgctgccctctgaCTTCGCCACCACCATCTTGAAAGAGCTAGACGCTGAGTCATGGGGTGGGAAGCCGTCCCCGCCCCCATAGAGGGAAAGCCTGAATAGCCGGTTTCTCAGGACCTCGAGCCCCGGCGACGGGCAGGGGCAGAGGAGTGCGCCTGCGTCTTCTTGTCGGCCTGCACCCCTTTCACTTGGCTCAAAGCGCCTGAGAGCCGGAATGTGCCTGCGCGGACTCTCCTCGCCCGCAGGCGCGGATCTTACGCTAGGCCGTTGCCCTTACGGTGTAATAGCCAAAGGAGAGGGTGATGACGGTGAGCCAGAACAGACTGCTCCTCTGGAAGTACGCCTCGTCGCCGGCGGCCTTCCCCATCGTTGCAGCACATCCCCGGAAGGCGCTGCCGGGGCACACTGCTCCGCTGGAGGTTGGAGGCAGGACCCGGGGCGGGGCCTCGGCGACCGCCCTTCCTTCTCCACTTCCCTCCGGGAGGGTGAAGGTCTAAGGATTCGGAACCTTGGGGAGCGAATCTTGCAGAGCTCTGGTTTGGTGCCCTGGTCATCTTGCAGGGGAGACCCCTCTCTCAGTGTCACTTTCCTGGGTTTAAGAAAAAGATGTTGGAATAGATGGTGCTTTCCGCCTCTAATAACCATG from Equus asinus isolate D_3611 breed Donkey chromosome 2, EquAss-T2T_v2, whole genome shotgun sequence includes these protein-coding regions:
- the TMEM254 gene encoding transmembrane protein 254 isoform X2 — its product is MGKAAGDEAYFQRSSLFWLTVITLSFGYYTWVVFWPQSIPYQNLGPLGPFTQYLVDHHHALLRNGYWLAWLIHVGESLCAVVLCKSKGITDGRAQLLWFLQTFLFGIASLSILIAYRPKHQKQT
- the TMEM254 gene encoding transmembrane protein 254 isoform X1, which produces MVVAKSEGSRAATAYFRTSRALPSLVTVVGLGYFAWVVFWPQSIPYQNLGPLGPFTQYLVDHHHALLRNGYWLAWLIHVGESLCAVVLCKSKGITDGRAQLLWFLQTFLFGIASLSILIAYRPKHQKQT
- the TMEM254 gene encoding transmembrane protein 254 isoform X3, whose product is MGAGTASHPMTQRLALSRWWWRSQRAAELLRPISWVVFWPQSIPYQNLGPLGPFTQYLVDHHHALLRNGYWLAWLIHVGESLCAVVLCKSKGITDGRAQLLWFLQTFLFGIASLSILIAYRPKHQKQT